The following proteins come from a genomic window of Sorghum bicolor cultivar BTx623 chromosome 3, Sorghum_bicolor_NCBIv3, whole genome shotgun sequence:
- the LOC8060802 gene encoding protein IWS1 homolog 1: MGDNYLLDDEGEPTMDLDEREPSPEPQPYEDLDDDLGDGGDWTRGRSPTPVHGDDGGAGSSSKPRKRLLKKGGGGGGGGMPGDDGLDDFALEDEDADPAAEARKRKGSSSLRDLARGGAGKEKKEKKRRREDDGRGRDSGMVRDRRGSGGRDSGGREDQDDGEREIQELWDTIAGDDSEDDQEGVRTVDDDNFIDDTGVDPADRYGSDNERHSPGRYAQAEEGEEDDEIERLFKGGKKKKKNDRPRADIGLIVEQFIAEFEVAAEEDANLNRQSKPAINKLMKLPLLIDVLSKKNLQQEFLDHGVLTLLKNWLEPLPDGSMPNMNIRSAVLKLLTDFPIDLEQYDRREQLKKSGLGKVIMFLSKSDEETTANRKLAKELVDKWSRPIFNKSTRFEDMRRYDEDERAPYRRPQMKKPSSSSSGMESRDDDLDADFSQRKSGQSSSRQHASRPEASPLDFVIRPQSKIDPEQIRARAKQAVQDQRRLKMNKKLQQLKAPKKKNLQASKLSVEGRGMIKYL; the protein is encoded by the exons ATGGGGGACAA CTACTTGTTGGACGACGAAGGCGAGCCGACCATGGACCTCGACGAACGGGAGCCCTCCCCGGAGCCCCAGCCCTACGAAGACCTCGATGACGAcctcggcgacggcggcgattGGACCCGCGGCCGCTCCCCGACCCCCGTCCACGGCGACGACGGCGGGGCGGGGTCCTCCTCCAAGCCCCGGAAGCGCCTTCTCAAGaagggcggcggcggtggcggcggcggcatgcCCGGCGACGACGGGCTGGATGACTTTGCGTTGGAGGACGAGGACGCGGACCCCGCGGCTGAGGCGAGGAAGAGGAAGGGCTCGTCGTCGCTGAGGGACCTCGCGAGGGGCGGGGCGggcaaggagaagaaggagaagaaaaggCGGAGGGAGGATGACGGCAGGGGGAGGGATAGTGGGATGGTGAGGGACAGGCGGGGATCAGGAGGGAGGGACTCAGGCGGTAGGGAGGACCAGGATGATGGGGAGAGGGAGATCCAGGAGCTCTGGGATACCATTGCTGGTGATGATTCAGAG GATGACCAAGAAGGTGTTAGAACTGTAGACGATGATAATTTCATTGATGACACTGGGGTTGATCCAGCTGATCGTTATGGCAGCGATAATGAGCGGCATTCACCTGGACGTTATGCAcag GCTGAGGAGGGTGAGGAGGACGATGAAATTGAGCGACTCTTCAAGGGtggtaagaagaagaagaagaatgatCGCCCTCGTGCAGATATTGGTCTTATAGTGGAACAATTCATTGCCGAGTTCGAGGTAGCAGCCGAAGAAGATGCGAACTTGAATAGGCAATCAAAGCCAGCCATTAATAAACTTATGAAGCTTCCTCTGCTCATAGATGTTCTCTCCAA GAAGAATCTTCAGCAGGAATTTCTTGACCATGGAGTTCTCACTCTTCTAAAAAATTGGCTTGAGCCATTACCTGATGGAAGCATGCCAAACATGAATATTCGATCTGCTGTACTGAAATTATTAACTGAT TTTCCAATTGACTTGGAGCAATATGACCGAAGGGAGCAGCTTAAGAAAAGTGGTCTCGGAAAG GTCATTATGTTTTTGTCCAAATCTGACGAGGAGACTACTGCAAATAGGAAATTGGCTAAGGAGCTGGTTGATAAATGG AGTCGACCAATATTTAACAAGAGCACGAGATTTGAGGACATGAGGAGATATGATGAGGATGAAAGAGCACCTTACAGGCGGCCACAAATGAAGAA ACCTTCGTCGAGTAGCTCTGGAATGGAATCCAGAGATGATGATCTTGATGCTGACTTTTCACA ACGCAAGTCTGGGCAAAGTAGTTCAAGGCAGCATGCTTCTAGGCCAGAAGCATCGCCTTTGGACTTCGTCATTCGTCCACAGTCCAAAATTGACCCTGAGCAGATACGAGCTCGTGCTAAGCAGGCTGTCCAAGACCAGCGTCGGCTGAAG ATGAACAAGAAATTGCAGCAGCTGAAAGCGCCCAAGAAGAAAAACCTTCAGGCATCGAAGCTCAGCGTGGAAGGCCGTGGCATGATCAAGTACCTGTAG